From Algoriphagus sp. NG3, the proteins below share one genomic window:
- a CDS encoding neutral zinc metallopeptidase: MKWEGKRRSSNVEDRRGQRGGGMRGGGFSPLLIGSLIKILFSKTGLVIIGIVIAFSVVTGTNPLSFLGDFLGGGGGQGFTTESNYTPSAEEDRLAAFSETILADTEDVWNKLLESYREPTLVLFSGQVSSACGSASSATGPFYCPGDERLYIDLSFFKEMEVKLNAPGDFAQAYVIAHEVGHHIQKLMGITAKLDRLRGQVSEKEYNQYSVRLELQADFLAGVWAHHSQKSKGWMEKGDLEEALNAANAIGDDRLQKQISGRVIPDSFTHGTSAQRMRWFKKGFDTGDLTQGDTFATDDL, encoded by the coding sequence ATGAAATGGGAAGGAAAAAGACGAAGCTCCAATGTAGAGGATAGACGGGGCCAGCGTGGTGGCGGAATGCGGGGAGGGGGATTCAGTCCCTTACTGATCGGCTCACTGATAAAGATCCTGTTTTCCAAAACAGGTCTTGTAATTATTGGGATAGTGATTGCCTTTTCTGTAGTGACTGGGACAAATCCACTCTCCTTCCTAGGAGACTTCCTTGGAGGAGGAGGAGGTCAAGGCTTTACTACCGAGTCAAACTATACTCCTTCTGCTGAAGAGGATCGTCTGGCAGCTTTTAGCGAGACGATATTGGCAGACACGGAAGATGTATGGAATAAACTACTGGAAAGCTACAGAGAGCCAACGCTGGTTCTTTTTAGCGGGCAGGTATCTTCTGCATGCGGATCAGCGTCTAGTGCCACCGGACCATTTTATTGCCCCGGTGATGAAAGGCTCTACATAGACCTCAGCTTTTTCAAGGAAATGGAAGTGAAGCTCAATGCGCCAGGTGACTTTGCACAGGCATATGTAATCGCCCATGAGGTAGGGCACCATATTCAAAAACTTATGGGAATCACTGCGAAGCTGGACAGACTAAGAGGCCAAGTCAGTGAAAAAGAGTACAATCAATATTCAGTAAGACTGGAGCTGCAGGCAGATTTTCTGGCAGGGGTATGGGCTCATCACAGCCAAAAATCTAAAGGATGGATGGAAAAGGGCGACCTGGAAGAAGCACTAAATGCTGCAAATGCCATAGGTGATGACCGCCTTCAAAAGCAAATTTCTGGCAGAGTAATCCCAGATTCATTTACGCACGGAACCTCAGCTCAGCGAATGAGATGGTTCAAAAAGGGTTTTGATACCGGAGACTTAACCCAGGGAGACACATTTGCTACTGACGACTTGTAA
- a CDS encoding 3-hydroxyacyl-CoA dehydrogenase NAD-binding domain-containing protein, with amino-acid sequence MEIQTLGIVGAGNLGTRVALQAAISGFKVNVYDIDQNSFARSKITMRKLLAQLDGEKLLDKEKGEQSLERISFSPNLKDAVHLVDLVSENVTEDLEIKLAVWQQIGELAAEQAIYTTNTSYLLPSQLAGASGRPAKFCAFHFHDVFYSRVVDIMPHLGTDSEVIGILEALGKSLNQVPVLVKKEHPGYIFNTLLIAWIDAAGRLLTGDIAEVEAIDKSWMVNFGMSAGPFGILDKVGLDTAWHITNSRRNPASRAFAALLKTYVDQGKLGIKSGEGFYTYPNPRYKHEYFCT; translated from the coding sequence ATGGAAATCCAAACACTCGGCATAGTAGGAGCAGGCAATTTAGGGACACGGGTTGCTTTGCAGGCTGCTATTTCCGGGTTTAAGGTGAATGTATACGATATAGATCAGAATAGCTTTGCAAGGTCAAAGATCACCATGCGAAAACTATTGGCTCAATTGGATGGGGAAAAACTTCTGGACAAGGAAAAAGGCGAGCAATCGTTGGAAAGAATCTCTTTTTCACCCAATCTCAAGGACGCTGTACACTTGGTGGATCTTGTAAGTGAAAATGTAACTGAAGACCTGGAAATTAAATTGGCAGTATGGCAGCAGATAGGCGAATTGGCAGCAGAGCAGGCTATTTATACCACAAACACCTCCTACTTACTTCCTTCGCAATTGGCGGGTGCTTCCGGGAGACCGGCCAAATTCTGCGCTTTTCACTTCCATGATGTATTTTACTCTAGGGTGGTGGATATCATGCCTCACCTAGGTACGGATTCAGAGGTTATTGGGATTTTGGAAGCTTTGGGAAAAAGTCTGAATCAAGTGCCGGTTCTCGTAAAAAAAGAACATCCGGGTTATATTTTTAACACCTTACTCATCGCCTGGATAGATGCCGCCGGACGATTGCTTACAGGCGATATAGCAGAGGTAGAGGCCATAGACAAGTCTTGGATGGTAAATTTTGGCATGTCTGCAGGTCCCTTTGGGATATTGGACAAGGTAGGACTGGACACAGCTTGGCACATTACCAATTCCCGTAGAAATCCTGCCTCCCGGGCTTTTGCCGCACTGCTCAAAACCTATGTAGATCAAGGGAAGCTGGGAATCAAATCCGGAGAAGGATTTTATACATATCCAAACCCACGCTATAAACATGAGTATTTTTGCACATAG
- the fabF gene encoding beta-ketoacyl-ACP synthase II, with protein sequence MNSKRVVITGLGALSALGNDVKTNWQNAKEGKSGAGAITYFNTEKFKTRFACEIQGFDPSLKLDRNEIKRSDLYTQYGLYVAAEAMEDAGLDVSQLASPFDAGVIWGTSQGGMGTFEREMKGFYENDSSPRFNPFFIPKYLVNMASGVISMKFGLMGINYTPVTACASSNSAIMDAFNYIKWGKAKVIITGGSDAPITEGSMGGFNALKALSTRNDNPELASRPFDADREGFVMGEGAAALILEEYDHAKKRGAKIYAEVVGAAMTADAYHLTATHPEGSGARQCMKLALEEAGLAIQEVDYLNAHATSTPTGDLSEIKAISSLLDGKYDKLHISATKSMTGHLLGAAGAIEAILSVKAINEGIVPPTINTENLDPAIPKGIQIVTKEALEKMVKVALSNTFGFGGHNATVVFKEFV encoded by the coding sequence ATGAATTCAAAAAGAGTAGTTATTACTGGGTTGGGAGCTTTATCCGCTCTGGGAAATGATGTGAAGACAAATTGGCAAAACGCAAAAGAAGGTAAAAGTGGAGCCGGTGCCATTACTTATTTCAATACAGAAAAATTCAAAACCCGCTTTGCCTGTGAAATCCAAGGTTTTGATCCATCTTTGAAGCTCGATCGAAACGAGATTAAACGCTCGGATCTTTACACCCAATACGGTCTGTATGTAGCAGCAGAAGCGATGGAAGATGCAGGACTGGATGTATCGCAATTGGCCTCACCCTTTGACGCAGGTGTGATCTGGGGAACTAGCCAGGGGGGAATGGGTACTTTCGAAAGAGAGATGAAGGGATTTTATGAAAATGATTCCAGCCCAAGATTTAATCCGTTTTTTATTCCTAAATACCTTGTAAATATGGCCTCAGGGGTCATATCCATGAAATTTGGCTTGATGGGGATTAACTATACTCCAGTCACAGCCTGTGCTTCGTCCAACAGTGCAATCATGGATGCTTTCAACTACATCAAGTGGGGAAAAGCTAAAGTAATAATCACCGGTGGTTCGGACGCCCCTATCACAGAAGGTTCCATGGGTGGGTTCAATGCCCTGAAAGCGCTTTCTACTAGAAACGACAATCCTGAATTGGCTTCAAGACCATTCGATGCGGATCGTGAGGGATTTGTGATGGGAGAGGGGGCTGCTGCCCTGATTTTGGAGGAATATGATCATGCCAAAAAAAGAGGTGCGAAAATCTATGCTGAAGTGGTAGGTGCCGCAATGACAGCAGATGCTTATCACTTGACTGCCACTCACCCGGAAGGATCCGGAGCTAGACAATGTATGAAATTGGCTTTGGAGGAAGCTGGTTTGGCCATTCAGGAGGTGGATTACCTAAACGCCCATGCTACATCCACACCTACAGGAGATCTAAGCGAGATTAAAGCTATTTCGAGCCTGCTTGACGGAAAGTATGATAAACTCCACATATCAGCGACTAAATCCATGACAGGGCATCTGCTCGGGGCGGCAGGAGCGATAGAAGCTATTTTGAGTGTCAAAGCGATCAATGAAGGAATAGTACCTCCTACTATCAACACAGAGAATCTAGATCCTGCTATACCAAAAGGAATCCAGATAGTCACTAAAGAGGCTCTTGAGAAAATGGTGAAGGTTGCATTGAGTAATACCTTTGGGTTTGGCGGGCATAATGCCACTGTGGTATTTAAGGAGTTTGTATAG
- the topA gene encoding type I DNA topoisomerase gives MSKNLVIVESPAKAKTIEGYLGKDYKVASSYGHVRDLPKGDKAIDIKNRFSPTYEVTADKKDVIKNLKALVKDAETIYLASDDDREGEAISWHLKEVLKLKDENTRRIVFREITKNAITKAIENPRGIDIDLVNAQQARRILDRLVGFELSPILWKKIKTGLSAGRVQSVAVRLIVDREREIEQHKAKSSFRITAIFEVEGKTFQAELPKKFDTKAEAEEFLKKCLDADFSVSNLEKKPGKKSPAAPFTTSTLQQEASRKLYFSVAQTMSVAQKLYEAGKITYMRTDSVNLSDDAMASAKNAIHDSYGSKYHKSRKFATKSEGAQEAHEAIRPTDFGATQASGDRNEQRLYELIWKRAIASQMADAELEKTIITVNISNQPQNLVATGEIIKFDGFLKVYLESTDDEPEEEEGNEGKALLPPLTVGQNLSLQQMKGRETFTRPSPRYTEASLVKKLEELGIGRPSTYAPTISTIQRREYVIKESRDGTPRNYVEMLISKGEFKDATKTETTGAEKQKLFPTNIAMVVNDFLVEHFPNVIDFSFTARVEKEFDDIAAGGQVWQDMLDSFYGDFHKNVEETEQVSRQDINSSRELGNHPVSGKPMIARLGRFGPLVQIGDAEDEDKQFASLKKGQFIENITMEDALELFKLPRDIGMFEDKKMVAAIGRFGPYIRHDGNFVSLPKEMDPLSVTEEEAVQLIKDKREADAKKHIKSFDENPEIQVLNGRWGPYIKMGKNNYKIPKDKEAESLTYEETIHIIENQPEPKKKGGRFAKKK, from the coding sequence ATGTCAAAAAACCTAGTTATCGTCGAGTCACCTGCCAAAGCCAAAACTATAGAAGGTTATCTGGGCAAAGACTATAAAGTAGCATCCAGCTACGGTCATGTCCGGGATCTTCCTAAAGGTGATAAGGCTATTGATATCAAAAATAGATTTAGTCCTACCTATGAAGTCACGGCCGATAAAAAGGATGTGATCAAAAACCTGAAAGCTTTAGTAAAGGATGCAGAGACCATCTATCTGGCGAGTGATGATGACCGTGAGGGAGAGGCTATATCCTGGCATCTGAAAGAAGTATTGAAGCTCAAGGATGAAAATACCCGTAGGATAGTTTTCAGAGAGATCACTAAAAACGCGATTACCAAAGCAATAGAAAATCCTAGAGGGATAGATATAGATCTGGTCAATGCACAGCAGGCTAGACGTATTTTGGATCGCCTGGTAGGTTTCGAACTTTCTCCGATTCTGTGGAAGAAAATCAAAACCGGATTATCGGCAGGAAGGGTACAGTCGGTGGCTGTACGTCTTATAGTGGATAGAGAGCGTGAAATAGAACAGCATAAGGCAAAATCAAGCTTTAGAATCACTGCGATTTTTGAAGTAGAAGGAAAAACTTTCCAAGCGGAACTGCCCAAGAAATTTGATACCAAAGCAGAAGCAGAGGAATTCCTGAAAAAATGCCTGGATGCTGATTTTTCCGTTTCCAATCTGGAGAAGAAACCAGGGAAAAAATCACCAGCAGCACCATTTACCACGTCAACACTTCAGCAGGAAGCTAGCAGAAAGCTTTATTTTTCTGTAGCCCAGACTATGTCGGTGGCTCAGAAACTCTATGAAGCAGGTAAGATCACCTATATGAGAACTGATAGTGTGAATCTCTCTGATGATGCCATGGCGTCTGCCAAAAATGCCATCCATGATTCCTATGGAAGTAAATACCATAAATCCAGAAAGTTCGCTACCAAATCCGAAGGAGCCCAAGAAGCTCACGAAGCCATCCGACCAACTGATTTCGGAGCTACGCAAGCTTCAGGGGACCGGAATGAGCAGCGGCTCTACGAACTGATCTGGAAGCGCGCAATTGCCTCCCAGATGGCAGATGCGGAACTGGAAAAAACGATTATCACCGTAAACATATCCAACCAACCCCAAAATCTTGTAGCTACTGGTGAAATCATCAAATTTGATGGGTTCCTGAAAGTCTATCTGGAAAGTACGGACGATGAGCCAGAAGAGGAAGAGGGGAACGAAGGCAAGGCTTTATTGCCTCCGCTGACGGTGGGGCAGAACTTGAGCTTGCAGCAGATGAAAGGCCGTGAGACCTTCACCAGGCCTTCGCCTAGATATACAGAAGCTTCCTTGGTGAAGAAATTGGAGGAATTGGGAATAGGCCGTCCTTCTACGTATGCTCCTACTATTTCTACTATACAGCGAAGGGAATATGTGATCAAAGAGTCAAGGGACGGTACTCCTAGAAATTATGTGGAAATGCTCATTTCCAAAGGAGAATTTAAGGATGCAACCAAGACAGAGACGACCGGAGCGGAGAAGCAGAAGCTATTCCCTACCAATATAGCGATGGTGGTCAATGATTTTCTGGTAGAGCATTTCCCTAACGTGATTGACTTTAGCTTTACTGCAAGAGTAGAAAAAGAATTCGATGATATTGCGGCCGGAGGACAGGTTTGGCAGGATATGTTGGACTCTTTTTATGGGGATTTTCATAAAAATGTGGAGGAAACAGAGCAGGTTTCCCGTCAGGATATCAATTCTAGCCGTGAACTTGGCAACCACCCTGTTAGCGGAAAACCAATGATAGCCAGACTGGGCAGATTTGGTCCTTTGGTGCAGATCGGAGATGCAGAGGATGAAGACAAGCAGTTCGCCAGCCTCAAAAAAGGCCAGTTTATAGAGAATATCACGATGGAAGACGCACTAGAGCTATTTAAATTGCCTAGGGATATTGGGATGTTTGAGGATAAAAAAATGGTGGCGGCGATTGGTAGATTTGGGCCTTACATTCGTCATGATGGTAACTTTGTCTCACTTCCTAAGGAGATGGATCCATTAAGTGTGACCGAGGAAGAGGCTGTTCAGCTGATCAAAGACAAGCGTGAGGCAGATGCGAAGAAGCATATCAAATCTTTTGATGAAAATCCCGAGATTCAGGTTTTGAATGGAAGATGGGGTCCATACATCAAGATGGGGAAGAACAACTACAAAATCCCTAAAGATAAAGAAGCGGAAAGCCTGACTTATGAAGAGACTATTCATATAATTGAAAACCAGCCGGAGCCGAAGAAGAAAGGCGGAAGGTTCGCCAAAAAGAAATAA
- a CDS encoding SixA phosphatase family protein: MKRLFLLRHGEAGFSNGADFQRKLTKKGRENLSRMAKSLSEELKNVDLLYCSTAERTMETAEIVGHDMTFKDSQFTKEIYQADIGSLITMLEKTPSEVKTCLIIGHNPTLSLFLAHICNENYLGLQPGMMAVIDLEITDWKMAGFGTGTLKEIFQ, from the coding sequence ATGAAGCGATTGTTTTTACTCAGGCATGGAGAAGCAGGATTTTCAAATGGAGCTGATTTCCAAAGGAAACTCACCAAAAAAGGCAGGGAAAACCTGAGTAGGATGGCTAAAAGCCTAAGCGAAGAACTGAAAAACGTAGATTTACTCTACTGCTCCACTGCTGAGCGAACTATGGAGACTGCAGAAATAGTTGGCCATGACATGACTTTTAAAGACTCTCAATTCACTAAAGAAATTTACCAGGCGGACATTGGAAGTCTCATAACAATGCTGGAAAAAACTCCTTCAGAAGTAAAAACATGCCTTATAATTGGTCATAATCCGACATTAAGCCTGTTCTTAGCCCATATCTGCAATGAAAATTACTTAGGACTACAGCCAGGTATGATGGCTGTGATTGATTTGGAAATAACAGATTGGAAAATGGCTGGCTTTGGAACAGGCACTCTTAAGGAAATTTTCCAATGA
- a CDS encoding zinc-dependent alcohol dehydrogenase family protein, translating into MTHMKEVIFEETGRAIDVLKVREAPVPEPKHDEVQIAVKARNINPSDLMFIKGRYGVKPDLPSSAGFEAAGIVSKADAEGNFPVGTKVMFTAQGTNMGTWREYITLSVNQVFPMPEGMSFEVACQAFVNPVTAVAMVNRSELKAGEWLLLTAGASAFGKFAIQVAKSKGINVVCTVRHDEQKKYLEDLGAQLVVNTEKEELKQAISGVIPDGVSVVFDAVGGELGAKALGCLRQFGKMYVFGMLSMQNMPVNTGLMIFKEVTIEGFWLSSLLKRISNEERVKLYKETEDFLMRDDARAEVAEKFPLTEVKAAIEAYNRPGRNGKILLVS; encoded by the coding sequence ATGACACATATGAAGGAAGTGATTTTTGAAGAGACGGGCAGGGCAATAGATGTGCTAAAAGTACGCGAGGCTCCTGTTCCCGAGCCAAAACACGACGAAGTACAGATAGCTGTAAAAGCCAGAAATATCAACCCATCTGATCTGATGTTTATCAAAGGTCGGTATGGTGTCAAACCTGATCTTCCTAGTAGTGCCGGATTTGAGGCTGCAGGGATTGTGAGTAAAGCTGATGCCGAGGGGAATTTTCCTGTGGGAACCAAGGTGATGTTTACCGCCCAAGGGACAAACATGGGAACTTGGAGAGAGTACATCACGCTTTCTGTGAATCAGGTTTTTCCTATGCCTGAGGGGATGTCTTTCGAAGTTGCTTGCCAGGCATTTGTCAATCCCGTCACAGCTGTAGCCATGGTCAATAGGTCTGAACTCAAAGCTGGGGAGTGGCTTTTGTTAACAGCCGGGGCTTCTGCTTTTGGGAAATTTGCCATCCAGGTGGCCAAGAGTAAGGGGATTAATGTAGTGTGTACCGTTCGACACGATGAGCAGAAAAAGTATTTGGAAGATTTAGGAGCTCAATTGGTAGTCAACACGGAAAAAGAGGAGTTGAAACAGGCTATCTCTGGGGTCATCCCCGACGGCGTATCTGTGGTGTTTGACGCGGTAGGAGGAGAATTAGGGGCTAAAGCGCTGGGTTGTTTAAGGCAATTTGGAAAAATGTACGTGTTTGGAATGCTGAGTATGCAGAACATGCCAGTGAATACCGGCTTGATGATATTTAAGGAGGTAACGATCGAGGGATTTTGGCTGAGTAGTTTGCTGAAGCGCATAAGTAATGAAGAAAGAGTCAAGCTTTATAAAGAAACGGAGGATTTCCTGATGAGAGATGATGCCCGGGCAGAAGTAGCAGAGAAATTTCCACTCACTGAAGTAAAAGCAGCAATAGAGGCATACAATAGACCAGGGAGGAATGGAAAAATCCTCTTGGTGAGTTAA
- the trpS gene encoding tryptophan--tRNA ligase: MARVLTGIQSSGRPHLGNILGAIVPAIELIKQNKEESFIFIADLHSLTTTKDGEVRKQNTHAVAAAWLAFGLDIEQTTFYRQSRRPEVAELTWYLNCFTPFPMLANAHSFKDKAEKLSDVNAGLFTYPVLMAADILLYSADLVPVGKDQMQHLEMTRDIASTFNRIVGEDILTIPEARIDEVVKTIPGTDGQKMSKSYNNFIDIFLPEKALKKNVNSIVTDSTPMEEPKNPDLCNVFKLYSLVASEEETKQMRANYEGGNYGYGHAKKEFLQLIIDKYRKERELFDFYMNHPEEIESRLAAGEDKAKAVGAELLDKVRVKLGFR, translated from the coding sequence ATGGCAAGAGTACTTACAGGCATTCAAAGCAGCGGCAGACCACATCTGGGAAATATTCTTGGAGCAATTGTGCCGGCTATCGAATTGATCAAACAAAACAAAGAAGAATCATTTATTTTCATAGCGGATCTGCACTCCCTTACCACCACCAAGGATGGGGAAGTACGCAAGCAAAATACACATGCTGTAGCAGCAGCTTGGCTGGCATTTGGTTTGGACATTGAGCAGACGACTTTCTATCGCCAATCCAGAAGACCGGAAGTAGCCGAACTGACATGGTACCTGAACTGCTTTACACCATTCCCTATGCTGGCAAATGCACATAGCTTCAAGGACAAAGCAGAAAAGCTATCCGATGTAAATGCAGGTTTGTTTACCTACCCAGTCTTGATGGCGGCAGACATTCTACTGTATTCCGCCGATCTGGTTCCTGTGGGAAAAGACCAGATGCAGCACCTGGAGATGACCCGGGATATCGCTTCCACATTCAACAGAATCGTTGGCGAGGATATATTGACTATTCCGGAGGCGCGAATCGATGAGGTGGTAAAGACAATTCCGGGCACTGACGGACAGAAGATGAGCAAGTCATACAATAACTTCATTGATATCTTCCTGCCGGAAAAAGCGCTGAAGAAGAATGTCAATAGCATAGTAACTGACAGCACGCCCATGGAGGAGCCCAAGAACCCCGATTTATGTAACGTGTTTAAATTATATAGCTTGGTAGCCTCAGAAGAGGAAACTAAGCAAATGCGGGCGAATTATGAGGGGGGAAATTATGGCTATGGGCATGCTAAAAAGGAATTTCTACAACTGATAATCGATAAGTACAGAAAAGAACGGGAGCTGTTTGATTTCTACATGAACCATCCTGAGGAGATCGAATCAAGGCTTGCTGCCGGAGAAGATAAGGCTAAAGCTGTGGGTGCAGAATTATTGGATAAAGTTAGGGTGAAGTTGGGGTTTAGGTAA
- a CDS encoding exonuclease domain-containing protein yields the protein MEFAIVDIETTGGAPKHGGITEIAVLIHDGKSIVKEYQTLLNPEQAIPTYITGLTGIDNFMVRHEPTFEAIHEELWEMLADRVFVAHNVNFDYGFLREAFMKVGKELKTPKLCTVRLSRKIYPGMRSYSLGRLCESQRIPIEARHRAMGDAKATAILFDRMIKADYQVINHSLKKNTGEAFLPPNFPHSRFKEIPTSCGVYYMLDEHGKAIYVGKAINIRERFKNHFSGQLLPNLKQKLKTEVFDLKWELTGSEFMALLYEALEIKRLWPKYNSALKLPKRTFGLFHYEDNSGYGRFQVSKVTKYFKPIESFFSMEEANAFLKTGIVTYGLCPKLCGLRKINCSTEDEMCCGGACGFTENPKEYNQRVGEFMGKIKESQKEILIRLEGRTPEESAYCMFESGMLSKFAYVDSKATSEENILASLNPVPQVPETYYLLRQYIHQIKPEQISVLEPS from the coding sequence ATATCAGACTCTCCTTAATCCAGAGCAAGCAATACCGACCTACATCACGGGGCTAACCGGAATTGACAACTTTATGGTCAGGCATGAGCCTACCTTTGAAGCTATCCATGAAGAACTATGGGAGATGCTGGCTGACCGGGTTTTTGTTGCCCATAATGTCAATTTTGATTACGGCTTTCTGAGAGAGGCATTTATGAAAGTGGGTAAGGAACTCAAGACACCTAAGCTGTGTACCGTGCGGCTGAGTCGTAAAATCTATCCAGGGATGAGATCTTATAGTCTGGGGAGGCTTTGCGAAAGCCAGCGTATTCCTATCGAGGCAAGGCACCGGGCAATGGGAGATGCTAAGGCTACGGCTATTTTGTTTGATCGTATGATAAAAGCTGACTATCAGGTCATCAACCATTCCCTCAAGAAAAACACCGGTGAGGCTTTTTTGCCTCCTAATTTTCCCCATTCCAGATTCAAGGAAATACCCACTTCCTGTGGCGTCTATTATATGCTGGATGAGCATGGCAAAGCCATCTATGTAGGAAAAGCGATAAATATAAGAGAGCGGTTTAAGAACCATTTTTCCGGGCAACTACTTCCCAATCTAAAGCAGAAACTAAAGACTGAAGTTTTTGATCTGAAGTGGGAGTTGACGGGGAGCGAATTCATGGCACTGTTATATGAGGCTTTGGAAATAAAAAGATTGTGGCCTAAATATAATTCAGCTTTGAAACTTCCTAAGCGAACCTTTGGCCTGTTTCATTACGAGGATAATTCGGGTTATGGAAGATTTCAGGTGTCTAAGGTGACTAAGTATTTTAAGCCCATAGAGTCTTTTTTCTCTATGGAGGAGGCAAATGCTTTTTTGAAAACCGGAATTGTGACCTATGGACTGTGTCCCAAGCTATGTGGGCTTAGGAAAATAAATTGTTCCACCGAAGACGAGATGTGTTGTGGAGGAGCTTGTGGCTTTACTGAGAACCCAAAGGAGTATAACCAGCGGGTAGGAGAGTTCATGGGGAAAATCAAAGAAAGCCAAAAGGAAATCCTGATCAGGCTGGAAGGAAGAACTCCCGAAGAATCCGCCTATTGCATGTTTGAAAGTGGTATGCTGAGTAAATTTGCTTATGTGGATTCCAAAGCAACTTCTGAAGAGAACATTCTTGCTTCGCTCAATCCAGTACCTCAGGTACCTGAGACATACTATTTACTGAGGCAATATATTCATCAAATCAAGCCAGAGCAGATTTCAGTACTCGAGCCCTCTTAA
- a CDS encoding DUF1080 domain-containing protein gives MNYTIFKRLTLSLALIASFTVAYGQTGLGTKPVKGAKLYLDGSKKSLEKNWEYWEGPRFKAEMPIKWQEVTDPVDGGKAISSNDPAAAGGLYGAADIVTKDKFRDFHAHVEFFIKNEGGNSGVYLQNRYEVQILDGDYGDHGMAALINEHIPSSEEYLGIGTWNAYDIVFKAARFENGKLVAKPRATVYFNGVKIHEDKEIQQVWGGPNSGLDGGNDGGKGITDTPGGLKLQAEGHDVFYRNIWIKKLDLEGKSTDF, from the coding sequence ATGAATTATACCATTTTCAAACGGCTCACTTTATCCTTGGCATTGATAGCATCATTTACTGTGGCTTATGGCCAGACTGGACTAGGGACTAAACCTGTAAAGGGAGCAAAATTATATCTGGATGGAAGCAAAAAATCCCTGGAGAAAAACTGGGAGTATTGGGAGGGGCCTAGGTTCAAAGCTGAAATGCCCATTAAATGGCAGGAAGTGACCGATCCGGTAGATGGGGGCAAGGCCATCAGTAGTAATGACCCTGCGGCTGCCGGAGGATTGTATGGTGCTGCAGATATAGTGACCAAGGATAAATTCAGGGACTTCCATGCGCATGTTGAATTTTTCATCAAAAATGAGGGAGGCAATTCAGGTGTTTACTTACAGAATAGGTATGAGGTTCAGATTCTCGATGGCGACTATGGTGACCACGGAATGGCTGCACTGATCAACGAGCATATCCCCAGCTCTGAGGAATATCTTGGTATAGGCACCTGGAATGCCTACGATATTGTGTTTAAAGCTGCCCGGTTTGAAAATGGGAAGCTGGTGGCTAAGCCAAGAGCGACTGTGTATTTCAATGGGGTGAAAATCCATGAGGACAAGGAAATTCAGCAAGTATGGGGTGGACCAAACTCTGGTCTTGATGGAGGGAATGACGGGGGTAAAGGGATCACGGATACTCCTGGCGGATTAAAATTGCAGGCAGAAGGCCATGATGTGTTTTATAGAAATATCTGGATAAAAAAGCTTGACCTTGAGGGGAAGTCCACAGACTTTTGA